Proteins from one Coregonus clupeaformis isolate EN_2021a chromosome 29, ASM2061545v1, whole genome shotgun sequence genomic window:
- the LOC121544481 gene encoding C-C chemokine receptor type 6-like, translating into MEVQTYTDGYDYDDPDDNEIEYICKVNLNRDMEIVIQTYVHSFICAFGLCGNALVIVTYAFYKKAKTMTDMYLLNVAVADLLFIVALPLIIYNEQHDWSMGSAVCKALRGAYSINLYSGMLLLACISGDRYISIVQARRSFGLRSRTLIYSRLICTAIWALAVALSIPTVIYNERVEETNWLGETITVCQEQFKSNESARLMKVLVPSLQVAMGFFLPLLVMVLCYASIILTLLRAHSTQRHKAMRVVIAVVVVFIMCHLPYNVALLYHTVALFKERECKKEKVILTTLTITRSVAYLHCCLNPILYAFIGVKFRNHFRKILEDLWCLGRKYIYPSGRSSRMTSDLYIPAHRSTDGSNNENGSSFTM; encoded by the exons ATGGAGGTGCAGACGTACACAGACGGATATGATTATGATGATCCCGATGATAACGAAATAGAATATATCTGTAAAGTGAATCTCAACCGTGATATGGAGATAGTCATTCAGACCTACGTCCATTCCTTCATCTGTGCATTCGGTCTCTGTGGCAATGCGTTGGTGATTGTCACATATGCCTTCTACAAGAAAGCCAAGACCATGACGGACATGTACCTTCTGAACGTGGCGGTGGCAGATCTGCTGTTCATAGTGGCCCTGCCGCTCATCATCTACAATGAACAGCATGACTGGAGCATGGGCTCAGCGGTCTGCAAG GCCCTGCGAGGAGCCTACAGCATCAACCTGTACAGTGGCATGCTTCTGCTGGCGTGCATCAGTGGAGACCGCTACATCTCCATCGTCCAGGCCAGGCGCTCCTTCGGCCTCCGCTCCCGGACCCTGATCTACAGCCGCCTCATCTGCACAGCCATCTGGGCTCTGGCCGTAGCCCTGTCCATCCCCACAGTCATCTATAACGAGCGGGTTGAGGAGACCAACTGGTTGGGAGAGACTATAACTGTGTGCCAGGAGCAGTTCAAAAGTAACGAGAGCGCCCGGCTGATGAAGGTGTTGGTACCCAGCCTGCAGGTGGCCATGGGGTTCTTCCTGCCCCTCCTGGTCATGGTCCTCTGCTATGCCAGCATCATCTTGACCCTGCTGAGGGCCCACAGCACCCAGAGGCACAAG GCAATGCGTGTGGTCATAGCCGTGGTGGTGGTCTTCATCATGTGCCACCTGCCCTACAACGTAGCCCTGCTCTACCACACAGTGGCGCTGTTCAAGGAGAGGGAGTGTAAGAAGGAGAAGGTCATCCTCACCACCCTCACCATCACCAGGAGCGTGGCCTACCTCCACTGCTGCCTTAACCCCATCCTGTACGCCTTCATCGGAGTCAAGTTCAGGAACCACTTCAGGAAGATCCTGGAGGACCTGTGGTGCCTGGGCAGGAAGTACATCTACCCCTCGGGTCGCTCCTCAcgcatgacctctgacctctatatCCCAGCTCACAGGTCCACTGACGGATCCAACAACGAGAATGGCTCCTCATTCACCATGTGA